The genomic segment atgttgttggtttagatgatttaacaagtttatacaatcaAGCATCAGATCAGGTGAAAATGTCTCTTTATTATGAAAGCTGCACAGTTTAATACTGGGCTACTGGTTTTCTTCAATAAATCTTTATACATGGTCACTCTCTGTCAtgttatatcattatatttcagagttaggactgagagatccagattacaatatttatttagctGATCATACATTTAGACAACACAGTGATTTAGTGTGTGATTACAGCATGTGTTCAGACAGATGTCACTCACACACTGTCTGCTCTCCTCTATTTCATGTATCATTCTgatttctcctctcttctctcagtctttttttattcttcatcTTCATTGGTTGCTCTCTCATGTAGAAATGGATGTTGTCGGTATTTCTGCTACTGGACGGGGGTTTCTGTGAGCCTGTTTGTCCAGGACAGTCTTCTCTTTGTGGGACACAGCTGGTGTCTCCCCCTGTTCTGTCTGATTTATCAGACTGCTGTGAGCCGGGAGTGAGAGACAATGGATATGCATGAAGAACAGTTTATACTTCATTTAGGACACACTGCACCACTGCAAGGTAagatacaaacacacatgcatttgtTTCATTATATTAGTGAGGACATTGCATAGATGTCTATTGGTTTTCTATCAGGTTAATTATATTTTCTATGCCCtctaaccctacccctaaacttaCCCATCACAGACACGTCTGCTAAACACACTAGGCTTAGAATAAACACATAATTTGGTTGATTTGTAAGCCTTTTTAACCAGTGTGCACCAGTATAATGTCATTACTAGTGTGTTGGCATATTATTTAACTGTGGACATTTAGCCCGCACATGTATAATTAaagaagtacacacacacacacacacacacacacacacactgaccacttTACCAACTGACCAAAAGGGTGAAACTTTGATGATTACAGTGCTTAAGTAAATTATAGGCTACTATttgatagattttatttttatatcctcATACTTTTGTTACTTTCCTACCACAtctttaaaaattgtaaaatgaaACCCTTTTATTGTATGAATATTTAAACTAACAATAAGTTACATTTTCTAATAGATTGGGTTTCATTAATGCCTAGACCTAGCACAACCCCAAATCTAccccttacaataatgcaaaaaagtaaTTGTTGTAGAAAAATTACgctatattgatgtgcgcatgcccagtatCCACAGCTGTATCTCTTCTAGCCTTAACCATTTAGTGCGGTATACTTGACACAGTACAAAATAAATGCTGAATAAGGTATCCAAATGACCACATTAGTATCAAACTATTAAAATTAGTGAAGATGACACAGTAATGCTTTAGAACTACAAAAGTATACTGCATTTATGTGTATGTTTCTGTAATTATAGTGTACCTATAAAGAACATACGTGTAACTATAAGGGAAGAATGTgttacgtaagggataatgtacatccagctggtTATTATATCAGAATAAACCCTGACAGGGTGATCAGCCTAAATTTATTTATTCTCAGATAACAACGGTTATTATATCAGAATAAACCCTGACAGGGTGATCAGCCTAAATTTATTTATTCTCAGATAACAaccagctggatgtacattatcctgcttattacacagctacttacaagtaaataattagatataaaatattgcttttgaGAGCAAGTGGCAAAATCAAACAAGACAGTCGTTTAAGAGAAATGGTGCAAAaccacttattacacaacatttcaccacacaaaataattaaggcaataaaagaaaatgttttaaaaccttaccagtttgttgttttataatccattacagcatacaaaatggcagcagctgcgtttgtatgaaacaagagtgagtgtgtgatatcagaaggacatcattaaattgtacaccattttgaatcaagttttaatttattattagctaaacaaatgcaaaagcttccaccaagaaaaaataGTTCCAAGCAAGAGTACTAGCGCCGACTGCTGTTATGCAGATGAGCCTGTGCAATTAGCTTTTATGAATAGCATCTGCCTGCAAAACCTGCATTTTCATGCCAAAAGGTAATGTGAAAGCTggctgttaaaaaagaaaaaaaaagatggcgAGCCAAATAATCTTTAATCACAGATTAAAAGGCAGTCATAAATGCAACATAATCCTATAAAAACTGGGTTAAcgatattaagaatattattttaaattacttttaaaagtacctTCAGAACATTTGAATAGTGGGGGTTACTGACGTTGTCACCATCGCAAGTTTAGGTCTTGATTTATCAacgaacaaaaataaattacaattatatttcgagaatacaaacgtctcttaacacggttagtcgcactggcagttcttaagttaaagtcaaaagttgtatttgttaacattagttaatgcactgtgtagTGAAATAACAAGAACAAaatgaacagctgtatttttattaactaacaaagtTTATACTACAGGGCCgttaaatgcttgaatctgattggctgacgaacgttctgaggtgtgcaattattttctgggaaaggCACGGCGattgtagttccaggcagctctcttgactgCATTACAGTTCTATATCACTTAACTAACAACGGACaagcagtttgcacaaaaaggtgttgtcagcgcTGGCCTGACAATTTTATCTGTTAGCCTGATAGTGTAGCAAcgtaaaggctacacatgacatttctcactagcaaTGTAATAACAGCACTGTTTAGAGACCCTGCAGCAGAAGAGTTTTTATAGACGCATAGAGGTACATTaacctaattcacacaagctctctctctcgctctctctctctctctccatctatatatctatctatctgtgtctctgtcgctctcgctctctttctaataacttcattaataactgcattagaatgctattaATGGCTCAAGCCTccgttaccagctttaaaatgacGTTTTGGTACTAGCAAAggaggcattggatgagatgcaGCAGAACagtgtaaaacccgacaagtaacttaactcaaaccgtttgagtaaacagattgccttgatttaaaccatgcaagTTTTAAAACTCTGCagttaagtaattaagtgattaactaagtgctgattgagcattagtgatgaacagctgctgttaaacaGTCTGAAGAAACAGactgaagaaacagtcgagcaacatataaggacagcagtttgtaagttttgcctcgttttctcattagactactgcgtGATCGTCGTTGTTAGGAAAGTTTGGTTTAATTACTGTGtctcttaccctggtaaatacgtactcaagtggcgcttggttttgcgtttgcctatcacGGGACTGCAAAGTTTcggtctgctaaatagtgaggcgtggccagctgacttcaatcacagttAATCAGGCAAATATAAAATCGGTAGGTTTCaccgcgactccaccgagcaaggacaccggcAGGCAGGGttcttgagtattgcttttctcctctttctttacttttttgtatagcttgttctcaaatacttatttaggtcacttgtagtcactatgtgctttcagatctctactatcactactaacactcagaGAGTACGCAATGTCCGTCAAAGGAAGGTCTATCTGACAAATCTacagcctgtccctctgacctcaactactacgctctctattccagttggtctctggaactgtcagtctgctgttaacaaagcagacttcatttcttctattgctactcattccggtctcaactgAAGCacacctgaagacactgccactcctGCAGCCTTCTCCAccaatttcacttgttcccacactcctcgtacgactgggaggggtggaggtactggtctccttacatcaaaagaatggaaatttgatcttcaaccATCACCTAGAGGTAACGGTTCATATGGCATTACTGTAaaccaccctgttaaaatccactttgtggtcatttatcgtcccccagatcgattgggaaacttcttggaggagttggatgtgctgctatcaaactttccttaAGATGGTACttctctggtactgcttggtgacttcaaaatccacctagataaaccccaggctgctgacttcaacactTTGCTCACCTCctttgatctcaagcgagtgtctactaaagcgactcacaaatcaggcaaccaactggacctcatctacacgcgctgttgctccatggacaactcttcagttgctccactgcacacctcagaccacttcctcattactgctatcCTAGCACAAGTGGCACACAATCCAgcacaggtcacctttcgacggaacctacgctcactctctctatctcgcctatcttctgtggtttcatcctcacttccttcactctctcagttttcagctgtggacacgaacagcgctacggacactctttgctccactctaacctcttgcttgcacaacttttgcccactgtcgtctagaccagcacgcaccaccccatctgccccctggctgtccgaggttctctgtgaacattgctctaaactcagggctgcagagaggaaatggtataaatcaagaaactctaccgacctcagtttgtatcagtctctcctttcttccttctctgcaaatgtcttcactgctaaaacatcctactaccacaacaaaattaacaactgttgtgatgctcttacactcttcaaaactttctcttctcttcttaatccaccTTCACCTCCTCTTCCATCGACTCttatagctgacgactttgcagatttcttcacaaataagacaagaacaatcagtgaccaattctccacactgcagactgaggataacttcacaatAACCAATGCACATTCTCTCTCCTttttctctccactctcagagatggacgtttccaaacttgtCCTGTCCAATTAtcctacttgtccacttgatccgatcccaaCTCACCttcttcaagcgatctcttcttcagtcataccttcacttactcacattatcaacacctctcttcactctggaaaaTTTCCCTCAgaatttaagcaggctcgggtaagcccactgcttaagaaactctctaaatccagcacttctagaaaactacagaccagtatcccttctttCATTCACTGCAAAGACACATGagcaagctgtgttcaaccagctctctacagtatgttccttgtacagaacaacctcctggacagcaaccaatctggcttcaaaagtggccactcaactgagactgccctgctctcggttactgaagccctgcgactggcaagagcagcttcaaaatcctcagtactcatctttctggacctgtctgctgcttttgacactgttaatcaccagattctcctgtccaccctcagaaagatgggcatctctggaaccacactcctgtggtttaagtcctacctctctggtAGATCCTTCcgcgtgtcttggaggggtgatgtttctaagtcacaacaacttgctactggggttcctcaaggctcagtacttggacaacttctcttctccatctacatgatgtcattaggatctgtcattcagaagcatggcttttcttatcactgctacgctaaTGACAtgcaactctacttctcattccaaccaaatgacccgacggtagctgctcgcatttcagcctgtctgagtgaaatttctagctggatgaatgaccatcacctttagCTCAACCTTAACAAGACAGAACttctggtggttccagctaacccatcgtttcatcacaacttctctatacaactgggttcgtcaaccataactccttccaggacagccagaaacctaggagttgtgatggatcatcagttaagcttcactgaccatattgctacaacggcccggtcctgcagatttgccttatacaacattagaaaGATTAGACCCATCCAGTCAGAGCAAGCCTCCCAACTTCTTGACCAAGCTCtggttctctccagactggactattgtaatgctcttctggcgggccttcctgcatgtactatcaagtctctgcaactgatccagaatgcagcagcaagggttgtcttcaatgagccaaataaaagctcacgttactctaCTCATCatgttacactggctaccagtagtcgctcgcatcaaattcaaggtactgatgcttgcctacaagatgacaACTGGCaagtgccctccagaagtttgtgctctgcaagtgCACAaagccttgtggtgccatcccaaagaggttcaaaatcactctcactgactttTTCATGGACTGTGCCCAGCTTCTTGAATGACcccccaatctcaattcgtacagccgATTCTTTACTCATTTTTaacaaacatctaaagactcatctttttcaccagcacttaaccaactaatactaggacttttcttgtctttcatatatatatatatatatatatatatatataaaacctggctatgcgttctgtactagactaactgagacttgtcatggcacttgtatactgttgttctattgttgttctcttgttgatctgactgcttctattgttctcatttgtaagtcgctttggataaaaacgtctgttaaatgattaaatgtaaaaatgtaaatgttaacaaacagaatcactgaaaagaagagaaacacaagaactactacaactgacttcagacacagccttagatgaaatcaaatgaaataaaatacatgaaatctctcaagatctgattaaacaaccccacaaacagcatcaccagctccacttattaataaccagactgactttatttctgtcagacaccaacagaagatcttattgagaatgaactaaggtttagatgttgatttattgtttcatttgaagtaaccatgttagagatcagtgtttgctttagttgggctcttgacccttgacttttgtCTTAAGCCCTAtttggacgggactagttttacaaggaaagaaataataataaaaaataataaaatcaagagccagatcacgtaaactgttaatactggctattgttatatcagcatcaggtaagattactcacgttcatttatgcactcagttacataatgttttaattacaggtgtacatttatgaaaattaaacatgggtttagcctactacaaaaataaaaaaaattaaataaaaaaggaaaacaagttatACTAAAGAAatcacacattaacatggttttgctatactagtcatttagtatttattgtgtattAATACTAATGTTCATCAATCCGAATGACTATATGCAATGCACGCATACAGAGCGTGTGATCTCCGTGACGCCCAGACGCACAAaacagaccctcccacctctgtaataaacacagagatgttagtcccgtccgaattggtacatgGAAATCAcagacgtcaggtggtaagaatcgaaactcaaacgtagtttagaaaactagtcccgtccgaataaggctttagtttattttttctctgGTTCTTGTAACCATGTGTTTTTGACACATGTTTGTTATAACTCAAAAACCCAGAGAAAATATTATCAGGTATTGGTTGTTATACAGAACGTCCAGCCAGTATAGTACATCTAAACTAAAAGTTCAAAAGTCAAGCGTCAGGAGTCCAACTAAAGCAAAtactgatctccacaatggtaaCTTCAAACGAAAcaataaaacatcatcatctaaatctctgtaagATCCAAATctagtcagtctggttagtaaggagtgaagctggtaaagctgtttgttgagttgtttaaatcttcagttgatttcatctaaagctgtgtctgtttcttcagtgattctgcttgttaacagcagctgttcatcattaatgctcaATCATTACATAATTATCTTCTTAACTCCAGCGCTGCTTCAATGCTACTTTAAAACTCTGTAGTGTGAAACACATGAACACTGAGAAGTGGGGACTTTTTTTATGAACTATTACATAAAACTTACTTGTGTCATTCACGTATGACTGACGCATTTGAATCACAttcaatttattgatttatttcatgTAAAAACTATATAATCTTAATGGATGGTAATTTGTTATGTAATTGAATTTAGaccgaaaaaatattttttgagtgtACAATCTtttaatctgcactgtttttgcTGTGTTATTATGTATAGTTCTCTGTTGACGCTCAGTTTCTTTAATCTACTGTAAGATCAGATCTTTACTGCATTTCTACTGGAATACAAACAGAAAGTATCTTCATAGCAAACTCCGCCCATCCCACTTGTCATGTGACGTCACGACCCGCATTTCCTTATTTTCCTAAAGTAAAACACGTAAGGTTTGGCTGAAGTTTATTGAGCTTGTTTTAGCAGTTTGTTCCTGTTTTCTCTCAAACTCACAGTTTGATCTTTGGATAATGAAAGTGTCCGTTATATTATCGGTAAGAGAAACAGTTTTCTTCTGGTTTAGATGTTTATTATTAGCATGTGCTGTGTGTTTACGTGAGATACATAATCAACACTAATTTAATATCATCGAGCATCTAATGCATCATATCATCAGTGTTTAAtgtaaattgatataatatttgatCATTTGCAGCTTTAAATGAACATATGACAGTGTGGCTTGAATAGAATAAAAGTCTCCTGAAACTTCACCATCtgaaaacatgaacatttttatcattaatatgcacatttgtattttttcatgcTTTTATTGTGTGATGGACGACTAATTGTCAGAtctatatattaacatatttaatatgttattataataaacatttctgCCAAAATGAACATGTAAACACTAAAAATGTCAGTTATGTGTAAAGGACATGAACATTTGTGATGCTGTAATTTAACTTTTAGATAAAGATCGTTGAGAGTGTGTTTATACCGTACTTGACCTCAACATCTGGCCTTGTAAAGACCTTTATCAGAAATTACACTTTCTTCAAACATGTTTCAcatatgaaatgttttgtttggcATGAgagcaaaatgaaaaaataactgtttaaatatGTCAGATCACACATATTGAGTGAgtcatgtaaaatgtttatacacttatttctGTTCTTATGACAATGAAAttatttagatgttttatttGCTTGCGTATAAGTGTAAAATGTATGAAAGCCTAGaaggccttttttattttatttattttaatttattttctttgaagTGCTGAGCTTCCTACAGCTTAATTTCGGCtgtgtgaaaatgaaaatgtctgacgcatgtttatttcataaatatttgacACGGAATTGTTGTAATGTCTGCTAAGTTTGCAAATGGCTTGCCATTAGGGTTGCAAAGGGGCAGAACATTTCTACTTGTCATTGTAATGAAATAGGAATTATATCACTAATATTTTTGAACAAAGACGACCATCACAATCCTAAACAGTGCTgtataaatacatgtatatttGTACAGCATATTTATCTGTGTTAGATTTAGACTGAACATTCACAGTTTCTTTGAAAGAGCAAGAGGGAGTAATGTACGAATGTGTGGTGGTGGTGTTTGAAGAAGACAATAAAGTGTGTGTAAAAATGAACAAGCAATGGTGAATTAGCTGTCAGTTTACACATTTCTGCAAAAAACAtagttctgtaaaaataaaagacCTGTAAATGTCAGTGAGTTAATCTTGAATGCTAATGAAGCATCTCGTCTCTCGTGTCCCGCAGTTAACATGCATCATGTCTTCATCTATGGCACACTGAAGAAAGGCCAGCCCAATCACTCCATAATAATCAACACCACCATCGGTCAGGCCGAGTTCCTCGCGCACGCTCGAACCGTAGAGCCATACCCACTTGTGATCACCACCAAAAACAACTACCCCTTCCTGCTCAATGTGCCTGGTAAGGGCAAGCGCGTCCACGGCGAGATCTACTCCGTAGACCAGAAGATGCTGGACTTCCTGGACGAGTATGAAGAATGTCCTGAGTTGTACCAGCGCACCAAGGTCCAGCTGGAGGTGCAGGACGGGGACGGTGAAGGAGAAAACACACTGAAGCCTGGAAGCATCGAGGAAGCGTTTTTGTACAGCACGAATACATATGAACCTGAGTGGCTCCTGAAACCAACATATGATAATTATGATACGAACGGTGATCACGGACTGCCATATCATGAGGACACAAGCCCTGAGTAATGACTGTACAGCTGCTGCTTACCAGGGTCCAAAATTGACAATTTAAcaaccttcagtgtcacatcaatTTACCCTTTAGATTTTTGTGTTTTCTTATGATTATGTGATT from the Carassius carassius chromosome 7, fCarCar2.1, whole genome shotgun sequence genome contains:
- the LOC132143226 gene encoding gamma-glutamylaminecyclotransferase C-like, which codes for MHHVFIYGTLKKGQPNHSIIINTTIGQAEFLAHARTVEPYPLVITTKNNYPFLLNVPGKGKRVHGEIYSVDQKMLDFLDEYEECPELYQRTKVQLEVQDGDGEGENTLKPGSIEEAFLYSTNTYEPEWLLKPTYDNYDTNGDHGLPYHEDTSPE